A stretch of the Filimonas lacunae genome encodes the following:
- a CDS encoding MBOAT family O-acyltransferase, with protein sequence MLFNSIEFLFFYVIVTLLYFLLPFKGRWLVLLLASCYFYMAFVPKYILILFFTIIIDYFAGIYIEKSAGKARKLLLICSLVANIGILAFFKYFNFLNENLTLLLSEGGWSNPIPFVKFILPIGLSFHTFQAMSYTIEVYRGNQKAERHFGIYSLYVMFYPQLVAGPIERPQNILHQMHIKHAFSYENMIAGGRLMLWGFFKKLVVADRLSVYVDSVYSNPELHNGSSVIVASVFFAVQIYCDFSGYTDIAIGCAKTMGFDLMLNFRRPYFSTSVPEFWSKWHISLSTWFRDYLFIPLGGSRGTKFLRFRNIFIVFMVSGLWHGASWTFIVWGALHGVYQVITLLIKPHGIKLEERLGISKSKVLYVGKMLLTFVIVTFAWIFFRANTMKDAITLIKDLKTTGAAPFLGNGINQFAHSILAIVLLFVAEWCMEYKPDFSLYRHKYAWVRWGSVVATLFIILLFGVFNGGQFIYFQF encoded by the coding sequence ATGTTATTTAACTCAATTGAATTCCTATTCTTTTATGTTATAGTAACCTTGCTGTACTTTTTGTTGCCCTTTAAAGGCCGATGGTTGGTGTTGTTACTGGCAAGCTGTTATTTCTACATGGCCTTTGTGCCTAAGTATATCTTAATCCTGTTCTTTACTATTATTATTGACTACTTCGCAGGGATATATATAGAAAAATCGGCAGGGAAGGCACGAAAGCTATTGTTGATATGTAGCCTGGTAGCCAATATTGGTATATTGGCTTTTTTCAAGTATTTCAACTTTTTGAACGAGAACCTTACCTTGCTGCTTAGCGAAGGCGGCTGGAGCAATCCTATTCCTTTTGTGAAATTTATATTGCCTATTGGTTTGTCGTTTCACACCTTTCAGGCAATGAGTTATACCATTGAAGTATACAGGGGAAATCAGAAGGCGGAAAGGCACTTTGGCATCTACAGTTTGTATGTCATGTTTTATCCCCAGTTAGTAGCAGGTCCTATTGAACGTCCGCAGAATATTTTGCATCAGATGCATATAAAGCATGCTTTCAGTTATGAAAACATGATAGCAGGGGGACGGTTGATGTTATGGGGCTTTTTCAAAAAACTGGTAGTGGCCGACAGGTTATCTGTATATGTTGACTCTGTGTATAGCAATCCCGAATTACATAACGGTAGCTCTGTGATAGTGGCATCTGTGTTTTTTGCGGTTCAGATCTATTGCGATTTTTCCGGCTATACAGATATTGCAATAGGTTGTGCCAAAACAATGGGCTTCGACCTGATGCTTAACTTCCGTCGTCCTTATTTTTCAACCTCCGTTCCAGAGTTTTGGAGCAAGTGGCATATTTCTTTAAGCACCTGGTTCAGAGATTACCTGTTTATTCCGTTGGGAGGTAGCAGGGGCACAAAATTCCTGCGGTTCAGAAACATCTTTATCGTGTTTATGGTAAGTGGTTTATGGCACGGTGCCAGCTGGACGTTTATTGTATGGGGTGCTTTGCATGGCGTTTACCAGGTAATAACCTTGCTGATAAAACCGCATGGTATTAAACTGGAAGAGCGGTTGGGGATATCAAAAAGCAAAGTGCTGTATGTAGGCAAAATGCTGCTTACGTTTGTGATAGTCACCTTTGCCTGGATATTTTTCAGGGCCAATACTATGAAGGATGCTATTACGCTGATTAAAGATTTGAAAACTACGGGCGCGGCTCCATTCCTTGGAAATGGTATTAATCAGTTTGCACATAGCATCCTGGCAATTGTACTGCTTTTTGTAGCGGAATGGTGTATGGAATATAAGCCCGACTTTAGTTTGTACCGGCATAAATATGCATGGGTAAGATGGGGCTCTGTAGTAGCAACTTTATTTATTATCCTGCTATTTGGTGTGTTTAACGGGGGACAATTTATTTACTTTCAATTCTAG
- a CDS encoding SGNH/GDSL hydrolase family protein gives MVVFIADRAIGYLLHKLYFSVPKGQFAQTTYSIDSANQDVIILGSSRAIRHYNTSILSDKLHLSCYNAGRDAQFLPYYSAIEDVVFAKHTPKLLILDMNVWEFSPNSQKYDRLSIFLPYVQNHPELVPYIEEMGKWEKLKLYCHTYLYNSTLFIAMHDFLLGGSLPKDENGYLPLDRQMSKHDFDNYEQKKKLYDAKRAQEHIVLDQKAVKYFESMLDKARAKNVKVYVIISPTILSEPETEEKKLIGTIAQRYPNVTFLDYTHDTRYNNLYQKFADEFHLNKEGAEEYSKQLADTLKL, from the coding sequence GTGGTAGTTTTTATAGCCGACAGGGCTATTGGCTATCTGTTACATAAGCTCTATTTCTCAGTGCCCAAAGGGCAGTTTGCACAAACTACCTATTCTATAGATAGTGCCAACCAGGATGTTATCATATTAGGTAGCTCCAGGGCCATACGTCATTATAATACTTCTATTTTGTCTGATAAGTTGCACCTGTCTTGCTATAATGCGGGCCGCGATGCACAGTTCTTACCTTATTACTCAGCGATAGAAGATGTGGTATTTGCCAAGCATACTCCTAAGCTATTAATCCTTGATATGAACGTGTGGGAGTTCTCGCCCAATAGTCAGAAGTACGACCGTTTGTCTATATTTCTGCCTTATGTGCAAAATCATCCCGAGCTGGTGCCTTATATAGAAGAAATGGGTAAATGGGAAAAACTGAAGTTATACTGCCACACCTACTTATATAATTCTACTTTGTTCATTGCCATGCACGACTTTTTACTGGGCGGTTCTTTACCTAAAGATGAAAATGGCTATTTGCCGCTGGACAGGCAAATGAGCAAGCATGATTTTGACAACTATGAGCAGAAGAAAAAACTGTACGATGCCAAAAGGGCACAGGAACATATTGTGCTGGATCAAAAGGCGGTAAAATACTTTGAAAGCATGCTGGATAAGGCCCGCGCAAAAAATGTGAAAGTATATGTTATTATATCTCCCACCATACTCAGCGAGCCGGAAACAGAAGAGAAGAAACTCATAGGCACCATTGCGCAGCGATACCCTAACGTAACCTTTTTAGATTATACGCATGATACCAGGTATAATAACCTGTATCAGAAGTTTGCAGATGAGTTTCATTTAAACAAAGAAGGCGCAGAAGAATATTCAAAGCAACTGGCCGACACACTTAAGTTGTAA
- a CDS encoding alpha-1,2-fucosyltransferase, whose amino-acid sequence MIGVPFKGRLGNLLFQYVYLQYLKSKHPGKTFFFPNPHHGYLTKYFDLGNFDNITLSSKLYSVYTRALTKVLPFKDVYVQNWAAPRERKIENWTIINGYFQSDWYYQQIPQKPALQLKEVHQQAFQNKFGAIFNNSKTLVVHIRRTDYMSYGKRDISLPMDYFKRQLDSIENPDQYQIFFVSDDMEAVKTYFPQKPNYHFSSNSEIIDFQLIMHADVAIISNSTFAWWAAYLSPKKNLVLAPKNWIGYRVGREHPRGIMTSKFTWRDVLVTT is encoded by the coding sequence ATGATTGGCGTACCCTTCAAAGGAAGATTAGGAAACCTGCTTTTTCAATATGTTTACCTGCAATACCTCAAATCAAAGCATCCAGGGAAAACATTCTTCTTTCCTAATCCGCATCATGGCTATTTAACCAAATACTTTGACCTGGGTAATTTTGACAATATTACGCTTAGCTCTAAATTATATTCTGTTTACACCCGTGCCTTAACTAAAGTGCTTCCCTTTAAAGATGTGTATGTACAGAATTGGGCAGCGCCCCGGGAAAGGAAAATAGAGAACTGGACCATTATAAACGGCTATTTTCAATCGGACTGGTATTACCAGCAAATTCCTCAAAAGCCGGCTTTACAATTGAAAGAAGTGCATCAGCAAGCTTTCCAGAATAAGTTTGGTGCCATCTTTAACAACAGCAAAACACTGGTAGTACATATTCGACGCACCGATTATATGAGCTATGGCAAAAGGGATATTTCCCTGCCCATGGATTATTTTAAAAGACAGCTGGACAGTATTGAAAATCCCGATCAATACCAGATATTCTTTGTAAGTGATGATATGGAAGCGGTAAAGACCTACTTTCCTCAAAAGCCCAACTATCATTTCTCATCCAATAGTGAGATTATAGACTTTCAGTTGATTATGCATGCCGATGTTGCTATCATCTCTAACAGCACATTTGCCTGGTGGGCCGCCTATTTAAGTCCTAAGAAAAACCTGGTACTGGCCCCTAAAAACTGGATCGGCTATCGTGTAGGCCGCGAGCATCCCCGCGGCATTATGACCAGCAAATTTACCTGGCGCGATGTGCTGGTTACAACTTAA
- a CDS encoding flippase yields MNTKAKDHYWLKSGFLNILQNFSGVFFGTASFVLLVRVLPSKEEYGIWTLFMTTTVILELIRNGLVQSALVRFISSSPAEEHENIITASLSISGVLTILCIAANLLLAPMVATMWKAPILVPMFYLYNIIFLFTGFVTQANCIEQANLKFNGVFATNFARQCIFFVFILICFITKYPVTLVALVYVQILCAGVAALMAYFYVKPYLHYNFRFQKEWIKKLFHYGKFAFGTSISSQLSNTLDQWMLAALMSPVASGAFNIAVRITNLVDIPTSAIATIVFPQSAKRIETDGKESIKYLYEKSVGTTMALMIPGLLVLYIFTDLVIHLLAGAKYNDSIPLLKVTLLCCLLMPYGRLFGTILDSIGKTRLTFTMVVCTATMNLTLNYFFIKRWGAMGAAYATLLSNSVGFTVAQIILRRFLRVNIWNTFIYAYQFYPEFYQKYVKKYIRPSKPLAS; encoded by the coding sequence ATGAATACAAAAGCTAAAGATCATTACTGGTTAAAGTCAGGCTTTCTGAACATTCTTCAGAACTTTTCAGGAGTGTTTTTTGGCACAGCCAGTTTTGTGCTGCTGGTGCGGGTATTACCCAGCAAAGAAGAATATGGTATCTGGACGCTGTTTATGACCACCACCGTTATACTGGAATTAATACGGAACGGGCTGGTGCAAAGCGCCCTGGTACGGTTTATTTCTTCTTCACCGGCAGAAGAGCATGAGAACATTATCACCGCCTCTTTAAGCATCAGCGGTGTTCTTACCATCTTATGTATAGCTGCCAACCTGTTGCTGGCCCCTATGGTGGCTACCATGTGGAAAGCGCCTATACTGGTGCCTATGTTCTATTTGTATAACATCATTTTTTTATTTACCGGCTTTGTTACACAAGCCAATTGCATAGAACAGGCTAACCTAAAATTCAATGGAGTGTTTGCCACCAACTTTGCCCGGCAGTGTATCTTCTTTGTATTTATACTCATCTGCTTTATTACCAAATATCCTGTTACCCTGGTGGCTTTGGTATATGTGCAGATTTTGTGTGCAGGTGTGGCAGCGCTGATGGCCTACTTTTACGTAAAACCATACCTCCACTATAATTTCCGGTTTCAGAAAGAGTGGATTAAGAAGCTTTTCCATTATGGCAAATTTGCCTTTGGCACTTCTATCAGCTCGCAATTATCCAACACATTAGATCAATGGATGCTGGCTGCATTAATGTCGCCTGTAGCTTCCGGCGCTTTTAATATCGCTGTGCGCATTACCAACCTGGTAGATATCCCTACCAGTGCTATTGCCACTATCGTTTTTCCACAAAGTGCCAAGCGTATTGAAACAGACGGAAAAGAATCTATCAAATACCTGTATGAGAAGTCGGTAGGCACCACCATGGCCCTAATGATACCCGGCTTACTGGTGCTGTATATATTTACCGACCTGGTAATTCATTTATTAGCAGGAGCCAAGTATAATGATAGCATTCCCTTATTAAAAGTAACCCTGCTTTGCTGTTTGTTAATGCCTTATGGCCGCTTATTTGGCACCATACTGGATTCTATTGGCAAAACCCGGCTTACGTTTACCATGGTAGTTTGTACGGCCACCATGAACCTTACCTTAAACTATTTCTTTATCAAAAGGTGGGGAGCTATGGGCGCAGCTTATGCCACCCTGTTATCCAATTCCGTGGGATTTACTGTAGCTCAGATTATTTTGCGCCGCTTTTTACGGGTAAATATCTGGAATACATTTATATACGCTTACCAGTTTTATCCTGAGTTTTATCAGAAGTACGTTAAGAAGTATATTCGACCGTCTAAACCCCTTGCATCATAA